One Chitinophaga sp. H8 DNA window includes the following coding sequences:
- a CDS encoding DUF4194 domain-containing protein has protein sequence MNILPYTPVFIKLLKGPVEYLEKSSWEQLLQYQGELTVFLQQLGLILVLDKEDGFAYLETAKTEEEESVAGWIRRSALGYDESVLLVLLRDMMAEFEVGEVTSRELIKKRREIKEYAELFFRENASRVKFIKELDRLIDKVEELGFIDKVEHHEMLDEQKFRIKKLLKAKVDNEVLEDFKQQLTEHAAQRIQHG, from the coding sequence GTGAATATACTGCCTTATACACCTGTATTCATTAAACTGCTGAAAGGCCCGGTGGAATACCTGGAAAAATCATCCTGGGAACAATTACTGCAATACCAGGGAGAACTTACCGTTTTTCTCCAGCAGCTGGGCCTTATCCTCGTATTGGATAAAGAAGACGGTTTTGCCTATCTCGAAACAGCAAAGACAGAAGAAGAGGAAAGTGTAGCCGGATGGATACGCCGCTCCGCACTGGGATATGATGAAAGCGTACTACTGGTACTACTCCGGGATATGATGGCCGAATTTGAAGTGGGAGAAGTAACCAGCAGGGAACTGATAAAGAAAAGACGCGAAATCAAAGAATATGCAGAACTTTTCTTTCGCGAAAATGCCAGTCGCGTGAAATTCATAAAAGAACTGGACCGTCTCATAGATAAAGTGGAAGAACTTGGTTTTATTGATAAGGTAGAACACCATGAAATGCTGGATGAACAGAAATTCCGCATTAAAAAACTCCTTAAAGCCAAAGTAGATAACGAAGTATTGGAAGATTTTAAACAGCAACTTACCGAACATGCAGCTCAGCGTATTCAGCACGGATAG
- a CDS encoding DUF3375 domain-containing protein, giving the protein MPEAAITELFASSPAVQIIRMRNAHWVLPFLYSAFKAENNIFYIAEPELISRLAEELRQHAEGTEDLEEARIESGEDEESRARKYLLNWVQKRLLQDFPDNDAITQYKLSAHTEKVLQWLQSLEKRQFVGTESRFRFLFQTLREMTEYAQDDRKSRLEELKNKRAEIDKEIKKLELGGQVTVYTNAQVQERLEWFTRLCYELLSDFREVEDNFKQIHRDIVEQHTKAEVNKGAIVGYAFEAYNSLRNSDQGKSFYAFWDFLVSRAGQEDWRQLTENLLQLLEDRNIPVEKGFLQNTKSLLLQHGRNVYDANDKMAEKLSRIITEKEIARHRRMRQQIGSIKEMVFQLMEEENVPCGIAVHEPSPIRMSMERKLNLHPKKVVTNLKQPANAQEQIADMERFGRMMNTAHIDKKKLWQQVEDVLQQKQTATLREVIEVVGLNNGLAEVVAYFSFLKEKGGRVQAIEKITELIPLNETQTRFVEVPYLLFSKQA; this is encoded by the coding sequence ATGCCGGAAGCAGCCATTACTGAATTATTTGCATCCTCTCCAGCGGTACAGATCATCCGTATGCGCAATGCCCACTGGGTACTGCCGTTTTTATACAGTGCCTTCAAAGCGGAGAACAATATCTTTTATATTGCTGAACCGGAACTAATTTCCCGGCTGGCGGAAGAATTACGTCAGCATGCTGAGGGTACGGAAGACCTGGAAGAAGCCCGGATCGAGTCAGGAGAAGACGAAGAAAGCCGGGCCAGAAAATACCTCCTCAACTGGGTCCAGAAACGGTTATTACAGGACTTTCCTGATAATGACGCTATTACCCAATACAAACTAAGTGCACATACCGAAAAAGTATTGCAATGGCTCCAAAGCCTGGAAAAACGACAGTTTGTGGGTACAGAAAGCCGCTTCAGGTTCTTGTTTCAAACCCTCCGGGAAATGACGGAATATGCACAGGATGACCGTAAAAGCCGGCTGGAAGAACTAAAAAACAAAAGAGCCGAAATTGATAAAGAAATCAAAAAACTGGAACTGGGTGGCCAGGTAACAGTATACACCAATGCACAGGTGCAGGAACGCCTGGAATGGTTTACCCGTTTGTGCTACGAGCTGCTGAGCGATTTCCGCGAAGTAGAAGACAATTTCAAACAGATACACCGCGACATAGTAGAACAACATACCAAAGCGGAAGTGAATAAAGGGGCCATCGTAGGCTACGCATTTGAAGCATATAATTCCCTCCGCAACAGCGACCAGGGTAAAAGTTTCTACGCATTCTGGGATTTTCTCGTATCCAGGGCTGGACAGGAAGACTGGCGGCAACTAACGGAAAATCTCCTGCAGCTGCTGGAAGATCGTAATATCCCGGTGGAAAAAGGATTCCTGCAAAATACTAAGTCGCTCCTGCTCCAGCATGGCAGAAACGTATACGATGCAAATGATAAAATGGCGGAAAAATTAAGCCGCATCATCACCGAAAAGGAAATTGCCCGCCACCGCCGTATGCGCCAGCAAATAGGCAGCATTAAGGAAATGGTGTTTCAGCTGATGGAAGAAGAAAACGTACCCTGTGGAATAGCAGTACACGAGCCCTCTCCTATCCGTATGAGCATGGAGCGGAAACTCAACCTTCATCCCAAAAAAGTGGTAACCAACCTGAAGCAGCCGGCCAACGCACAGGAACAGATTGCCGATATGGAACGCTTCGGACGGATGATGAATACCGCCCATATTGATAAAAAGAAATTGTGGCAGCAGGTGGAAGATGTTTTGCAACAAAAACAAACCGCTACCCTGCGCGAAGTAATAGAAGTAGTAGGCTTAAACAACGGATTAGCAGAAGTAGTCGCCTATTTCAGCTTCCTGAAGGAAAAAGGAGGACGGGTACAGGCAATCGAAAAAATTACCGAACTTATTCCCCTGAACGAAACACAAACCCGCTTTGTTGAAGTCCCTTATTTACTGTTCAGCAAACAGGCTTAA